AGGTTGATATCGAGCATGATAACGGTTTAAGTCGCTAAAGAACTACGGCAAATAAAAATCCCTCCCAACCTCCCTTTATCAAAGGGAGGAGAAATATTCCCCCTTTAGTAAAGGGGGCAAGGGGGATTTTTTTTAGAAGTATATTTAAGTACCAGATCCTGAACCCTTAAAGCAGTTATCCTGAAAAGTTACATAGCATGCACGAAATGGGAATCGCACTGCAGATCATGGAAATCGCCAGGAGTTCGCTGCCGACCGGAAGCGAGGATGTCCGGATTGAAAAAGTGAACCTGAAGATCGGCAAGCTGGCTGCGGTGGTTCCTTCAAGCCTGCGGTTTTGTTTCGAAGTGGTCTCAAAGGACACGCCTTTTGCCGGGTCAACCCTTGATATCAAAGAGGTTCCGGTGGTTGTAAAATGTCGCAGCTGCCGGAATGAATGGACCGTTATTGGGCCGGATTTTAGATGCAAAACGTGTCCAGACGGCGAGGTGGACATTGTGACCGGCCGGGAGATCGAGATCATATCTTTGGAAGTAGCGGAATAAGCCGCCCTATACCGGAGGCAGCTTCATAGGGCTGTTTTAATTGAACGTCGCAGAATAGAAAGATATCGTAAAAATCTCCCCCAACCCCTCTTTGCCAAAGGGAGGTTAGGAG
The window above is part of the Desulfobacterales bacterium genome. Proteins encoded here:
- a CDS encoding hydrogenase maturation nickel metallochaperone HypA; translation: MHEMGIALQIMEIARSSLPTGSEDVRIEKVNLKIGKLAAVVPSSLRFCFEVVSKDTPFAGSTLDIKEVPVVVKCRSCRNEWTVIGPDFRCKTCPDGEVDIVTGREIEIISLEVAE